In Candidatus Cohnella colombiensis, one DNA window encodes the following:
- a CDS encoding UbiX family flavin prenyltransferase, whose translation MNRENYKRRWVVGITGASGAIYGVTLCRELLKAGFHIHLVITDAGWRVLKEELGWDASHRQEALREAFRVAFEEEQLTYHPLNDIGASIASGSYRTEGMVVVPCSMGSLSSIANGASTNLLTRTADVMLKEGKPLLLVPRETPLHAIHLENMLKLSRLGVRIIPAMPAFYNGPQTLEDIVVFMVGKVMDNMGISNDIYKRWGE comes from the coding sequence GTGAATAGAGAAAATTACAAGCGTAGATGGGTTGTTGGAATTACAGGTGCAAGCGGTGCAATATATGGTGTAACGTTATGCCGCGAGCTATTAAAGGCGGGCTTCCACATTCACCTTGTCATTACTGATGCGGGCTGGAGAGTGCTAAAGGAAGAGCTTGGCTGGGACGCTTCACATCGTCAAGAGGCGCTTCGAGAAGCTTTCAGGGTAGCGTTCGAGGAAGAGCAACTCACCTATCATCCCTTAAATGATATCGGCGCATCGATCGCGAGTGGCTCGTATCGTACTGAAGGGATGGTAGTCGTTCCTTGCTCTATGGGTTCATTGTCCTCGATTGCTAACGGTGCCTCCACGAACTTATTGACGCGTACGGCAGATGTCATGCTGAAGGAAGGGAAACCTCTGTTGCTCGTACCGAGAGAGACACCTTTGCATGCGATTCACCTTGAAAATATGTTGAAGCTATCCCGGCTTGGTGTACGGATTATTCCGGCAATGCCAGCTTTTTATAATGGTCCGCAGACTTTAGAAGATATTGTCGTATTCATGGTCGGTAAAGTGATGGACAATATGGGGATCTCTAACGACATCTACAAAAGATGGGGAGAATGA